Genomic DNA from Ctenopharyngodon idella isolate HZGC_01 chromosome 1, HZGC01, whole genome shotgun sequence:
TATACAAATGaatgcatttaatatttatgcaataaagTTAAACTAGAAAATCAAGGCTGCAGTTTTTTGTCAGTATTTACTTTGGTTCTTTGTATTTTCTGTTCCTTCCCAAGATCCCCACACAGGCTTTCAAAGCTAGTTTAAAATTGTTGATTTgtgactgaacatgtttctgaacTATAAAGAGTAATTCAGAGTATTAAAGTTAcggaaaaaacagaactggcgccgcgttcgttccgtaagttgaatagggaaggtgtaggacattcagcgtaagctttttgaagaatacggaatcgcggtctggtggaagcacttgtgatgcgatcatttgtgtctaaagcatatacattataatttttttaagaaaatgactgatcgtttcgctagataagaacATTATTCCTCCAccataaggagaataatcctggaacgttttcatcaaaaaccttagcCTGGATAGCCCACAGTCATTATGCTACATCATATCGCcctcttttaaaatgttaatttcttcttctgtagttatttttgtgaaagtaactcaaaagtaatacaggagtaatgtaacgcattacaattctgagacagtaatattgtaaggtaaagaattacttttaaataacaGTAGCAAGTAATCTATAATGTATTACAATTTGGAAGTAACTTGCACaacactgttatgatagttgtgatagttattgttcttgacAGTCGACTTGACAGAAACAATGACGCCAGTGAAATAATCAAAGCAGTAAATCAGTCATTCTCATCTTCCATTGtcagtgcatgatgggagttTGTCTCTCTGGACACTCAAGTTTTTGTACAGACTGTTGAATTAAACATTATTGATGGcttataaaaaaatgaataattaaaggACCGTCAATAGAAACCTGTTGTAATGAGCGCTGAATTACAGCAGAGGGCAGCAAAACATCATGATACTGTTCTACCCATAGATGCGTATACATAGATGCCTTATTAGCGGCTGTTTCTGTGgcatgattttttcccccaaaccaGTTCAGCAGAAATCCCGCCCTGGAGCCGATTCTAAACATTTCATTGGACATAATGATTGCCTACACCCAacactgatccctaaacctacccgtcactgtaaCCTCAGCCAATGAAACTGGTTGCAGGGCGGGGATTTCCACTGAAccatttgggaaaaaaaatcactatatgTAAGTCGTCCGACATTTTGGACTGGTCAAAGCCGGTCCGTGAACACTCGAGAGCGAGTTGACTGAACGTCTGCAAATGTAGAAGCATGTATGAATATCTGCATCTGTAATAGACTTCAGCAGATGATTTCGCTAAACTAACACAAGAAGACGAAGACATCAGCTAACACAACACTAAAAAGTTACCATAGTTTAAAACCCTGTAAGATTGAgctaatacatataaaaacacaaacacaattcATTCTCACCTGTGAAAGGTTTTCCCATTAATTTGTGAATCTCAAGTGTTCTTACTGTGAGTGACGACATGTTGACTGTCTCAAGATGGCGGGCGCAGCGACATATCTATGGTCCTATTCACCTTATTACAATGTAAGAGCGGTTCAGCCATTTCTAACTTGAATAGGCTTCCAGTCTCATGAgtttccagttattttagctcTACAAAAACTgtttatgctgcttgatattgcaaactttTTTATCTTATGAACACAATGGTATGTAGTGCAAATAGTTTaccgtttactgcactttgttattcttctagttatttatcACAGCAGCTAATGTCTATCGTATGCCTTGCACATTCAAAGAAAATAGCTTAGCGCGTCACAAAATAAAGTGGACATGAGTAAAAGGGAGATAagtttatctatctatatgcACTTAAAGCCTCAATGTGTGTCAAGAGAAAATGGTTGCAAGAGGCTGTGGATTttgatttaatataaataatataatatgggGTCCACAAATAGATTGAGATGTGAATGACAATCACTAGCCCCtgttttcacagacaaggccCAAGTCtggtcctagactaaaatgcatgtttgagctgttttcaatgaaagcaacttgcatggACATCtcctaaaatatgtcagtgccattgttttgtctcaagatgatcaccagtaatgttttttgtttgtttgtttttttctaaggtatGTTTATATAAGCTACTTAATTGCCCCAACTGAACTAACTAAAGTGTAATCCTGGCTTAAtataagccctgtctgtgaaaccagcaGAGCCTGGTCACAGGGTTCATCTCAATCAATTTCTAGGCCTTTTACAACATTCAGTGCACATAAGATTCTCACAGTGTGTCTGTATGCTCTGTTATTGTAAATGTTggcatgttttaaaatgattgacGTCTAATAAAGCTCTACATTCATGCCAGTTTTTATGATGAATGCAGGATGAAGCTTTTGCATTCTTCAGTCAGTCTTTATGCGTATgcttttatattaataaactgATGTGTCATCTGCCTTGTGTGATTCTCTGCATGTCTTTCACACATATCTTCACACTTACCGCCCTGTTAGTGGTGCAGTTGGGTGGAACCGTTATAGAGAACAAGGAAGCAGAGACATGAGAAAAACCAACGGAGGATGTGTGTACTTCTAATAATAGTGACTTACATCTTATTCAAGGAACACATTTGATCAGTTCTTGCTGTCGCTGGATTGTGATCGGATCTGTTTTTTCTCTGGATATCTGTGAGACTGAAGTCAATCTGGAATGAGGGCtgccatcatcatcttcatcttcatcactCTCTGCCTGATCTCAGGTCAGTTCTTTACTGGTCAGTCTGGgtcaaataatatattatatgatcTAGATTGATGATATATAATAACCCAGAGCAAATGAACTTGTGTTTGGCAGGTCAGGTACTTTGTTTCAGTGTGTTTGGATGCACTGGAGGGAGTTTGATGTTCAAGTGCCCATACCAGAATGATCAACATAAAGAGAAGCGTTTCTGCAGAGACAGGAGCTGTAAGATGGGCATCAGTACTGAGCTTCAGCGTCACTGGGTTTATAACGGGAGATTCGCTCTGTATGATGATGAAAACAGCAGATTCTTCACTGTGTTTATCAGGAACCTCAGCAGAGAGGATGATGGGGAATATACATGTGGAAACAATCAGACATGGAGTCGTGATGTTGAGTTAAAGGTGAACAGCGGTATGTGTGATACTTTATAACTtacagtaattattttttttattatagtatGAGAGAGCAGTACGGAAGATTGagtaaaaatgatcaaaaatgaatTGCTGAGCAAGTACATAAATCAAAGTTCCCATGCCTTACTCTGATTCACATCAGTCAGCTTATAATAATGATTCATAATTTGAGCTGTCAGGTCAGATTATGCAGGGAAAATGGCAGTTTTGTGTTATTCATCTTGGCTTGTTAATGTCACTTCTGTAAAGAGAAAACTGTATGTACCTGTATGTACATTTTCAAGATATATTCCTTGTAagatgtttttctgtcaatatgtcTTGATGTAGAATGACAGATCTGCTCTGATCACAGGCAATAAATATACCTAAAAACAACCAGAACCcatgtttaaaaaagaaaaaagaaaaagaaagaaagaaagaaagaaagaaagaaagaaaggaaaaaactCTGCAAGGAACATGACATTTTATGtgtcaaacagagatggcgataGAGATGCCAACGTTCCCTAGAGCACctttaataatactaataatgtttcatatttcagTGCATGTCACAAGGTTTTGTTGAAATCATTTTCAGAGTCTCGTTGTGGGACGTCTGTTATCCTGGACAAGTATGTTGGACAAACAATCACTTTCCACTGTGAATATGATGATAAGTTTAAATCACACACCAAAGTCTTCTACAGAATGAATGTGGGTCCTGTCCATGTGCTGAACAGCTCACAGTCATCACAATCATCTGAGGAGAAGTTCATTCTGTCTGACAGTTATGAAGATCATTTTAATGTGACCATTAGAGACATTTCTGCAGACGACGGAGGAGTTTATTCATGTGGAGTGGAGAGAGACGGATCAGATGATCGACCTTCAGAAACATCAATTACTCACATAACCTTCATTAAAGAGATTCAGCTGAATGTTAAAAGtgagtttagtttatttttatttaaagaatttttacagctctaaatgtaaaaagaaaagtaaatccCCCCtgacttttaataatttaacaaatcaatacataaatctatttttttcaGGTCGAATCACTTCTGTCCTGGTTCAGGCCTACTCCAGTAAATCCATCTTCATCACGTGTAAATTTCCACAAGAGTTCAAAGGAAACAAGAAATTCATCCAGAAAGATCCATCACAGAAGATCCCTGTTGATGAACAGAATCAATGGGTCCGTCATGATAAAGTTCACATGTATGATGATTCCAGTGAAGGACTTCTGAAGGTTTTTATCAGTGATTTAACAGCAGCTGATGAAGGAACGTACAGGTGTGGAGTGAATATCGCTGGTGATGATCTGTTCACTGAGGTCAAACTCACAGTAAATCAAGGTAAAGAGATTCTTTCGGGAGATTCATTGGACGCTTTCTAGCAGTTATATTGAGAGGGGGGTATATTTGATACTtttgatattatatatttttcattgtttttgcgTATAGTTGATCATTTTCATGCATCAAGTAAAGCATCTGCTGTTATTGGCGAAAGTGTCAAACTCACCTGCGATTTCCCTGAGAAACACGACGAGACCTTCAAACACATCTGCAGAGAGAACGAGAAGAAGATATGTGAGAACATCAGTTCATCAGAGCAGAAACGCTTTGAGTTTTCTGTCAGTACAGCAGGAGTTTTTACAGTGATCATCAGTGACGTGAGCGAGAGAGATGCTGGAGTTTACTGGTGTGGAGCAGAAACCAGAGACACACATCTGACTTCTGTCTCTCTCACCAATCAACATCAACTCACTGTGACCAGTACGTACAGTAACCATAAACCAAATAACATATGCATACATTGCAGGATATAAACACTTTCATTCTCTTTGACTATTATTGCCTCCAGCAGTTGGACGTGAAGGAAATTCATCAGAGATCAAATGCCCTTATAATGCAAAACATGCAAAAGAAGTAAAGCATCTTTGCAAAGGAAAGTGTTTCACTAAAGATGCTCAAAATATCATTCAATCAGATGAATCCCATGTTAATAAACCAAAGATTTCAGTAAAGGATGAGCCTGAACTCAATCTCTTCACCGTGACCTTGAGTGACCTGAGAGCAGAGGATGCTGGGATATACTGGTGTGCAGTGAAAGATGTGTTTAATCTTCCCTATGAACTCATGATCATCATGAAAGATGGTGAGGGTGTTTTCTGGAGAAAATCTCAATGTTTCTGATCATTCTGTTATCACACTCATATTTTTCTGCTCTTCAGCGGTCACTCATGAAGCGTCTGTCGGAGGATCAGTGTCCATCAGCTGTAAGTTCATCAGGAATCACATGAGTCTCCAGAGGTCGTTTTGCAGAGGAGATCAGACGAATATCTGTGTCCGAGACGGAGTTCGTGTTTCATCGAATAAGAAAACAAATGGGCGATTCTCTGTGACTGATGAAACCTCAGCTGGAGTCTTTACTGTGAACATCAACAACCTGACAgaagaggattctgggaaatACTGGTGCGCAGAGGAGAGTTCTGGGTCGTTCATATTCATTGAAGTTCATCTACATGTGATCAGAGGTAAAATACTCTTTCATTAAAAGGATCATTCACCAAGAAATTAAAATTTGCTTTCTTCAAattaacacaaaagaagatattttgagaaatgtgttgTTTCATTCATGCAGTCAAAGTCAGTGGTCTAGTGGTGGACTGGCCATCTGGAGCTCCGGGAGTTTTCCCAGTGGGCCGCTGTACAGTGTGGGCCGGCCCATTGCTACATAAATATAAAGAAGGAAATATAGTTAATTTACATAGCCTATCTTCCGTTGGCCCAGATGAATGGCCTGCACAGcccaatcgattaaaaaaattcCAATTTAGCGTGCTCAGACTCACTGCAGAAGTTTAAAAGTgctcatcaatgtcaaaatgtttaaaatagccAATCGAATCGAAGGCGGCGGGATTTACTTTTCACAGAAGCTGAGCTGCGAGCCATTTTTTAATGCTTGAAGAATGCAAGATGAGGTAAAATATAAGCAGCTGAACATGATGAGATAATACAGCAATATTTGCcaactgtaaaaaatgttaaatgacagACATTAATTTCCAGGGATGCAAAGTACTACTAGCTTTTTCaaatttctaatttttaatgccatttacgCTATGTGTCACACAATGTACAAAGAAACATTAACATAGCAGATTTCAGCATGTCAGACAGAAGATAAGTGTGAATGTTTGTCTGTTTCCAGGGTTTCTTCTGTAATTTCACTCGTCtaagaaaatgattcataaaactcTAAAATATCGTTCTCAAAGTTGTACTATAACAGGGAAAATCTGACAACTTTCACTTTCAAGAAAAGTgtcatatattaatatatatatatatatatatatatatatatatataatttgctaATTACAAGCcatgcattattttatatacacactggtggtcaaaagtttgaaatagtaaactttttttaaatgtttttgaaagaaaaagtcagaatttatttgatcaaaaaaaaaaaaaaaaaaaaaacagcaagaacACCAatagaaatattacatttaaaataaccagGAGCGGTTTCTTCATTAGGGCGATTGGGCGATGCACCACCAAAGTGAGAACCACAGAGTTACGCTGTCACTGCTCTAGACTGTTTGTTCTGCCTCTGGATATAGGCTATAGTCCACTCAGCATCAAGTCACGTTCTGTGGAGTACCGCCTCTTTTTGGGCGATTTCACTCTAGCCGAGAATCTCCCAGAATGCTCTcatagagttcttactagaaccaggaaatatgaccatattagcccagttctgtcaacactgcattggcttcctgttaaacatcgtatagattttaaaatcttgctaattacttacaaagcactaaatggtttagctccccagtacctgagcgagctcttaatgcattatagtccttcacgtctattgtgatctcagaattcaagccagctgataatacctagaatatcaaaatcaaccgcaggcagtagatccttctcctatttggcacctaaactctggaacaatcttcctagcattgttcgggaagcagacacactctgtcagtttaaatctagactaaaaatgcatctctttaacctggcatacacataacacattatctacttgtataatttaaatcatgtaaattgttaggctgcatacattaggtcagccggaaccgggaacacttcccataacacctgatgtattcgctacatcataagaagaatggcgtctacgctaatattagtctctctctgtttatcagAGAGAGACCGGCTGATTCCTtccgtagtcagccggatccaggccgtatccagatgagatgaaggacctgcatcTAGACATGATGATAACGCTGATGATAACGCAGCCCTGATGTTTCAACTAAtctatcccctgtgaaggcccctttccctttcctttccctacgtatagataaaacattatcaaaattattccagtttGCATAGATCCGCGGGCACAACtagtttttctgtattatgcggaccagacaagtaatt
This window encodes:
- the LOC127505576 gene encoding polymeric immunoglobulin receptor-like isoform X33 — encoded protein: MRAAIIIFIFITLCLISGQVLCFSVFGCTGGSLMFKCPYQNDQHKEKRFCRDRSCKMGISTELQRHWVYNGRFALYDDENSRFFTVFIRNLSREDDGEYTCGNNQTWSRDVELKVNSESRCGTSVILDKYVGQTITFHCEYDDKFKSHTKVFYRMNVGPVHVLNSSQSSQSSEEKFILSDSYEDHFNVTIRDISADDGGVYSCGVERDGSDDRPSETSITHITFIKEIQLNVKSRITSVLVQAYSSKSIFITCKFPQEFKGNKKFIQKDPSQKIPVDEQNQWVRHDKVHMYDDSSEGLLKVFISDLTAADEGTYRCGVNIAGDDLFTEVKLTVNQVDHFHASSKASAVIGESVKLTCDFPEKHDETFKHICRENEKKICENISSSEQKRFEFSVSTAGVFTVIISDVSERDAGVYWCGAETRDTHLTSVSLTNQHQLTVTTVGREGNSSEIKCPYNAKHAKEVKHLCKGKCFTKDAQNIIQSDESHVNKPKISVKDEPELNLFTVTLSDLRAEDAGIYWCAVKDVFNLPYELMIIMKDAVTHEASVGGSVSISCKFIRNHMSLQRSFCRGDQTNICVRDGVRVSSNKKTNGRFSVTDETSAGVFTVNINNLTEEDSGKYWCAEESSGSFIFIEVHLHVIRETTSYTKRETSQDKEKSETTTSYTERETSQDKEKSETTTSYTERETSQDKEKSETTTSYTERETSQDKEKSEITSSYTERETSQDKEMSETTSSDNKKETSQDKEKSETTSSDNKKETSQDKKKSIAVYVGLILLAVCLVLVLLKIKYNRKHGIISSSDRRETGDHEMAQEEIQDSDPASTPLYSTVQLPTILSDSQNPLYSTVQLPTIPSDSQNPLYSTVQLPTIPSDSQNPLYSTVQLPTIPSDSQNPLYSTVQLPTIPSDSQNPLYSTI
- the LOC127505576 gene encoding polymeric immunoglobulin receptor-like isoform X20 encodes the protein MRAAIIIFIFITLCLISGQVLCFSVFGCTGGSLMFKCPYQNDQHKEKRFCRDRSCKMGISTELQRHWVYNGRFALYDDENSRFFTVFIRNLSREDDGEYTCGNNQTWSRDVELKVNSESRCGTSVILDKYVGQTITFHCEYDDKFKSHTKVFYRMNVGPVHVLNSSQSSQSSEEKFILSDSYEDHFNVTIRDISADDGGVYSCGVERDGSDDRPSETSITHITFIKEIQLNVKSRITSVLVQAYSSKSIFITCKFPQEFKGNKKFIQKDPSQKIPVDEQNQWVRHDKVHMYDDSSEGLLKVFISDLTAADEGTYRCGVNIAGDDLFTEVKLTVNQVDHFHASSKASAVIGESVKLTCDFPEKHDETFKHICRENEKKICENISSSEQKRFEFSVSTAGVFTVIISDVSERDAGVYWCGAETRDTHLTSVSLTNQHQLTVTTVGREGNSSEIKCPYNAKHAKEVKHLCKGKCFTKDAQNIIQSDESHVNKPKISVKDEPELNLFTVTLSDLRAEDAGIYWCAVKDVFNLPYELMIIMKDAVTHEASVGGSVSISCKFIRNHMSLQRSFCRGDQTNICVRDGVRVSSNKKTNGRFSVTDETSAGVFTVNINNLTEEDSGKYWCAEESSGSFIFIEVHLHVIRETTSYTKRETSQDKEKSETTTSYTERETSQDKEKSETTTSYTERETSQDKEKSETTTSYTERETSQDKEKSETTTSYTERETSQDKEKSEITSSYTERETSQDKEMSETTSSDNKKETSQDKEKSETTSSDNKKETSQDKKKSIAVYVGLILLAVCLVLVLLKIKYNRKHGIISSSDRRETGDHEMAQEEIQDSDPASTPLYSTVQLPTILSDSQNPLYSTVQLPTIPSDSQNPLYSTVQLPTIPSDSQNPLYSTVQLPTIPSDSQNPLYSTVQLPTIPSDSQNPLYSTI
- the LOC127505576 gene encoding polymeric immunoglobulin receptor-like isoform X29; this translates as MRAAIIIFIFITLCLISGQVLCFSVFGCTGGSLMFKCPYQNDQHKEKRFCRDRSCKMGISTELQRHWVYNGRFALYDDENSRFFTVFIRNLSREDDGEYTCGNNQTWSRDVELKVNSESRCGTSVILDKYVGQTITFHCEYDDKFKSHTKVFYRMNVGPVHVLNSSQSSQSSEEKFILSDSYEDHFNVTIRDISADDGGVYSCGVERDGSDDRPSETSITHITFIKEIQLNVKSRITSVLVQAYSSKSIFITCKFPQEFKGNKKFIQKDPSQKIPVDEQNQWVRHDKVHMYDDSSEGLLKVFISDLTAADEGTYRCGVNIAGDDLFTEVKLTVNQVDHFHASSKASAVIGESVKLTCDFPEKHDETFKHICRENEKKICENISSSEQKRFEFSVSTAGVFTVIISDVSERDAGVYWCGAETRDTHLTSVSLTNQHQLTVTTVGREGNSSEIKCPYNAKHAKEVKHLCKGKCFTKDAQNIIQSDESHVNKPKISVKDEPELNLFTVTLSDLRAEDAGIYWCAVKDVFNLPYELMIIMKDAVTHEASVGGSVSISCKFIRNHMSLQRSFCRGDQTNICVRDGVRVSSNKKTNGRFSVTDETSAGVFTVNINNLTEEDSGKYWCAEESSGSFIFIEVHLHVIRETTTSYTERETSQDKEKSETTTSYTERETSQDKEKSETTTSYTERETSQDKEKSETTTSYTERETSQDKEKSEITSSYTERETSQDKEMSETTSSDNKKETSQDKEKSETTSSDNKKETSQDKKKSIAVYVGLILLAVCLVLVLLKIKYNRKHGIISSSDRRETGDHEMAQEEIQDSDPASTPLYSTVQLPTILSDSQNPLYSTVQLPTIPSDSQNPLYSTVQLPTIPSDSQNPLYSTVQLPTIPSDSQNPLYSTVQLPTIPSDSQNPLYSTI
- the LOC127505576 gene encoding polymeric immunoglobulin receptor-like isoform X7, translating into MRAAIIIFIFITLCLISGQVLCFSVFGCTGGSLMFKCPYQNDQHKEKRFCRDRSCKMGISTELQRHWVYNGRFALYDDENSRFFTVFIRNLSREDDGEYTCGNNQTWSRDVELKVNSESRCGTSVILDKYVGQTITFHCEYDDKFKSHTKVFYRMNVGPVHVLNSSQSSQSSEEKFILSDSYEDHFNVTIRDISADDGGVYSCGVERDGSDDRPSETSITHITFIKEIQLNVKSRITSVLVQAYSSKSIFITCKFPQEFKGNKKFIQKDPSQKIPVDEQNQWVRHDKVHMYDDSSEGLLKVFISDLTAADEGTYRCGVNIAGDDLFTEVKLTVNQVDHFHASSKASAVIGESVKLTCDFPEKHDETFKHICRENEKKICENISSSEQKRFEFSVSTAGVFTVIISDVSERDAGVYWCGAETRDTHLTSVSLTNQHQLTVTTVGREGNSSEIKCPYNAKHAKEVKHLCKGKCFTKDAQNIIQSDESHVNKPKISVKDEPELNLFTVTLSDLRAEDAGIYWCAVKDVFNLPYELMIIMKDAVTHEASVGGSVSISCKFIRNHMSLQRSFCRGDQTNICVRDGVRVSSNKKTNGRFSVTDETSAGVFTVNINNLTEEDSGKYWCAEESSGSFIFIEVHLHVIRETTSYTKRETSQDKEKSETTTSYTERETSQDKEKSETTTSYTERETSQDKEKSETTTSYTERETSQDKEKSETTTSYTERETSQDKEKSETTTSYTERETSQDKEKSEITSSYTERETSQDKEMSETTSSDNKKETSQDKEKSETTSSDNKKETSQDKKKSIAVYVGLILLAVCLVLVLLKIKYNRKHGIISSSDRRETGDHEMAQEEIQDSDPASTPLYSTVQLPTILSDSQNPLYSTVQLPTIPSDSQNPLYSTVQLPTIPSDSQNPLYSTVQLPTIPSDSQNPLYSTVQLPTIPSDSQNPLYSTI
- the LOC127505576 gene encoding polymeric immunoglobulin receptor-like isoform X26, which encodes MRAAIIIFIFITLCLISGQVLCFSVFGCTGGSLMFKCPYQNDQHKEKRFCRDRSCKMGISTELQRHWVYNGRFALYDDENSRFFTVFIRNLSREDDGEYTCGNNQTWSRDVELKVNSESRCGTSVILDKYVGQTITFHCEYDDKFKSHTKVFYRMNVGPVHVLNSSQSSQSSEEKFILSDSYEDHFNVTIRDISADDGGVYSCGVERDGSDDRPSETSITHITFIKEIQLNVKSRITSVLVQAYSSKSIFITCKFPQEFKGNKKFIQKDPSQKIPVDEQNQWVRHDKVHMYDDSSEGLLKVFISDLTAADEGTYRCGVNIAGDDLFTEVKLTVNQVDHFHASSKASAVIGESVKLTCDFPEKHDETFKHICRENEKKICENISSSEQKRFEFSVSTAGVFTVIISDVSERDAGVYWCGAETRDTHLTSVSLTNQHQLTVTTVGREGNSSEIKCPYNAKHAKEVKHLCKGKCFTKDAQNIIQSDESHVNKPKISVKDEPELNLFTVTLSDLRAEDAGIYWCAVKDVFNLPYELMIIMKDAVTHEASVGGSVSISCKFIRNHMSLQRSFCRGDQTNICVRDGVRVSSNKKTNGRFSVTDETSAGVFTVNINNLTEEDSGKYWCAEESSGSFIFIEVHLHVIRETTSYTKRETSQDKEKSETTTSYTERETSQDKEKSETTTSYTERETSQDKEKSETTTSYTERETSQDKEKSETTTSYTERETSQDKEKSETTTSYTERETSQDKEKSETTTSYTERETSQDKEKSEITSSYTERETSQDKEMSETTSSDNKKETSQDKEKSGSFVIVVVSVGLILLAVCLVLLLLKIKYNCKHGIISSSDRREGGDHDMAQEEIQDSDPASTPLDSTVQLPTVPSDGLLYAAVSFQKHEESGVNCSVSKEEIHSDYASVKHSIMPN
- the LOC127505576 gene encoding polymeric immunoglobulin receptor-like isoform X11, whose amino-acid sequence is MRAAIIIFIFITLCLISGQVLCFSVFGCTGGSLMFKCPYQNDQHKEKRFCRDRSCKMGISTELQRHWVYNGRFALYDDENSRFFTVFIRNLSREDDGEYTCGNNQTWSRDVELKVNSESRCGTSVILDKYVGQTITFHCEYDDKFKSHTKVFYRMNVGPVHVLNSSQSSQSSEEKFILSDSYEDHFNVTIRDISADDGGVYSCGVERDGSDDRPSETSITHITFIKEIQLNVKSRITSVLVQAYSSKSIFITCKFPQEFKGNKKFIQKDPSQKIPVDEQNQWVRHDKVHMYDDSSEGLLKVFISDLTAADEGTYRCGVNIAGDDLFTEVKLTVNQVDHFHASSKASAVIGESVKLTCDFPEKHDETFKHICRENEKKICENISSSEQKRFEFSVSTAGVFTVIISDVSERDAGVYWCGAETRDTHLTSVSLTNQHQLTVTTVGREGNSSEIKCPYNAKHAKEVKHLCKGKCFTKDAQNIIQSDESHVNKPKISVKDEPELNLFTVTLSDLRAEDAGIYWCAVKDVFNLPYELMIIMKDAVTHEASVGGSVSISCKFIRNHMSLQRSFCRGDQTNICVRDGVRVSSNKKTNGRFSVTDETSAGVFTVNINNLTEEDSGKYWCAEESSGSFIFIEVHLHVIRETTTSYTERETSQDKEKSETTTSYTERETSQDKEKSETTTSYTERETSQDKEKSETTTSYTERETSQDKEKSETTTSYTERETSQDKEKSEITSSYTERETSQDKEMSETTSSDNKKETSQDKEKSETTSSDNKKETSQDKKKSIAVYVGLILLAVCLVLVLLKIKYNRKHGIISSSDRRETGDHEMAQEEIQDSDPASTPLYSTVQLPTILSDSQNPLYSTVQLPTIPSDSQNPLYSTVQLPTIPSDSQNPLYSTVQLPTIPSDSQNPLYSTVQLPTIPSDSQNPLYSTI
- the LOC127505576 gene encoding polymeric immunoglobulin receptor-like isoform X3 yields the protein MRAAIIIFIFITLCLISGQVLCFSVFGCTGGSLMFKCPYQNDQHKEKRFCRDRSCKMGISTELQRHWVYNGRFALYDDENSRFFTVFIRNLSREDDGEYTCGNNQTWSRDVELKVNSESRCGTSVILDKYVGQTITFHCEYDDKFKSHTKVFYRMNVGPVHVLNSSQSSQSSEEKFILSDSYEDHFNVTIRDISADDGGVYSCGVERDGSDDRPSETSITHITFIKEIQLNVKSRITSVLVQAYSSKSIFITCKFPQEFKGNKKFIQKDPSQKIPVDEQNQWVRHDKVHMYDDSSEGLLKVFISDLTAADEGTYRCGVNIAGDDLFTEVKLTVNQVDHFHASSKASAVIGESVKLTCDFPEKHDETFKHICRENEKKICENISSSEQKRFEFSVSTAGVFTVIISDVSERDAGVYWCGAETRDTHLTSVSLTNQHQLTVTTVGREGNSSEIKCPYNAKHAKEVKHLCKGKCFTKDAQNIIQSDESHVNKPKISVKDEPELNLFTVTLSDLRAEDAGIYWCAVKDVFNLPYELMIIMKDAVTHEASVGGSVSISCKFIRNHMSLQRSFCRGDQTNICVRDGVRVSSNKKTNGRFSVTDETSAGVFTVNINNLTEEDSGKYWCAEESSGSFIFIEVHLHVIRETTTSYTERETSQDKEKSETTTSYTERETSQDKEKSETTTSYTERETSQDKEKSETTTSYTERETSQDKEKSETTTSYTERETSQDKEKSETTTSYTERETSQDKEKSEITSSYTERETSQDKEMSETTSSDNKKETSQDKEKSETTSSDNKKETSQDKKKSIAVYVGLILLAVCLVLVLLKIKYNRKHGIISSSDRRETGDHEMAQEEIQDSDPASTPLYSTVQLPTILSDSQNPLYSTVQLPTIPSDSQNPLYSTVQLPTIPSDSQNPLYSTVQLPTIPSDSQNPLYSTVQLPTIPSDSQNPLYSTI